One window from the genome of Oryza glaberrima chromosome 3, OglaRS2, whole genome shotgun sequence encodes:
- the LOC127768981 gene encoding formin-like protein 8, whose amino-acid sequence MPPAIARFVAIAAVLLCGHVAVAAESGGVGGGSARRVLHQPLFPIEWTPPPSPPPPPAPDFTSDPSTPPAPDAPSGDFFPPAPPTTTTPTSPGTTPSPTTVAADVSKTPSGSGSGHHGGGPTKATIVAAGAGAAAAVALLGFACAFLITGRARRRGDSQKLLGPDRAGAHRSAATSAADFLYVGTVEPTTPARHHGPTTADLVGSPYRKLRSERARRGVSRDEDADHPSPELRPLPPLRRAATLGSSDEDGYYTPRQLSGGSGGGGAAEAWSSASASSPPTTTTASRRSLPSMTSDFFPPVAAIAAPPAPPPARSRRTPPRTRFSTGSTPDTKQVTSPSPRPVQPSNAPPPPPPPPPPPPPPPPPKLNTAPKPPPPPPPPPSVPSNNNLPKPAEPPAVPTSRRRLLKPLPPEGPRIAMPMPITAATTVDNNGSTSMREGDNAAADDGGSGEPRPKLKPLHWDKVRATSDRAMVWDQLKSSSFQLDEDMIEALFMNNSTPAAPPREVGRKAAGVPSFRQEERVLDPKKAQNIAILLRALNVTREEVSDALLDGNAECLGSELLETLVKMAPTKEEELKLRDYSGDLSKLGSAERFLKAVLDIPFAFKRVDAMLYRANFETEINYLRNSFETLEAACEDLRGSRLFLKLLEAVLRTGNRMNVGTNRGEAKAFKLDTLLKLADVKGTDGKTTLLHFVVQEIIRSEDAKSEKESAMISSSKDDRKHGLKVVSGLSSELGNVKKAATMDFDVLHGYVNKLETGLEKIKSVLQLEKKCTQGQRFFMSMQDFLKEAEREIERVRGEERRALGRVKDITEYFHGDTAKEEAHPLRIFMVVRDFLSTLDQVCREVGRMQQDRTVIGGSARSFRISATSSLPVLSLYGQRRENNSDDDSSSS is encoded by the exons ATGCCTCCCGCCATCGCGCGATTCGTCGCGATCGCGGCGGTGTTGCTGTGTGGCCATGTCGCGGTGGCCGCTGAGTccggcggtgtcggcggcggcagtgcgAGGAGGGTGCTGCATCAGCCGCTCTTCCCCATTGAGTGGACTcctccaccatcgccgccgccgccgcctgcaccgGATTTTACCTCCGACCCCAGCACTCCGCCGGCGCCTGACGCGCCTTCCGGCGACTTCTTCCCTCCGGCGCCACCGaccacgacgacgccgacgagcccCGGAACGACTCCCTCCccgaccaccgtcgccgccgacgtctcGAAAACTCCGTCGGGGTCCGGCTCGGGACACCACGGAGGCGGCCCTACGAAGGCGACCATAGTCGCTGCCGGGGCGGGCGCggctgccgccgtcgcgctgCTCGGCTTCGCCTGCGCGTTCCTGATCAccggccgcgcccgccgccgcggcgactcGCAGAAGCTGCTCGGCCCCGACCGTGCCGGCGCGCAtcgcagcgccgccacctccgccgccgacttCCTCTACGTCGGCACGGTGGAGCCCACCACCCCCGCGCGCCACCACGGGCCCACCACCGCCGATCTCGTGGGGTCCCCGTACCGCAAGCTGCGCAGCGagcgggcgcggcgcggggtgAGCCGCGACGAGGACGCCGACCACCCGAGCCCGGAGCTccgcccgctcccgccgctgcgGCGCGCCGCAACGCTGGGCTCCTCCGACGAGGACGGGTACTACACGCCGCGGCAGCTCTCCGGGGGCTCCGgtgggggcggcgccgccgaggcctGGAGCTCGGCGAGCGCGTCCAgcccgcccaccaccaccacggcctcACGCCGCAGCCTCCCCAGCATGACCAGCGACTTCTTCCCCCCGGTCGCTGCCATCGCCGCGCCACCCGCCCCGCCCCCCGCGCGCTCCCGCCGCACGCCCCCGCGCACGCGCTTCTCCACGGGCTCCACCCCCGACACCAAACAGGTGACCTCGCCGTCACCGCGGCCGGTGCAACCCTCCAATGcacccccacctccacctccaccgccacctcccccaccaccaccgccaccgccgaagTTGAATACAGCGCCGaaaccacctccaccaccaccaccaccaccatccgtGCCGTCAAACAACAATCTCCCAAAGCCGGCGGAGCCGCCGGCCGTGCCGACATCGAGGCGCCGGTTGCTCAAGCCTCTGCCACCCGAAGGGCCGCGCATTGCCATGCCGATGCCGATcaccgcggcgacgacggtggacAACAACGGGAGCACGTCAATGCGGGAAGGggacaacgccgccgccgacgacggggGCAGCGGCGAGCCCCGGCCGAAGCTGAAGCCGCTGCACTGGGACAAGGTGCGGGCGACCTCCGACCGCGCCATGGTCTGGGACCAGCTGAAGTCAAGCTCATTCCA GTTGGACGAGGACATGATCGAGGCGTTGTTCATGAACAACTcgacgccggccgcgccgccgagagAGGTCGGGAGGAAAGCCGCCGGAGTGCCGTCGTTCCGGCAGGAGGAGAGGGTGCTCGACCCCAAGAAGGCGCAGAACATCGCCATCCTGCTGCGCGCGTTGAATGTCACGCGTGAGGAGGTCTCGGATGCACTGTTGGATG GCAATGCTGAATGCCTGGGGAGTGAACTTTTGGAAACATTAGTCAAGATGGCTCCTACTAAAGAGGAAGAACTGAAACTACGAGACTACAGTGGTGACTTATCGAAACTTGGTTCTGCCGAGCGCTTTCTAAAGGCTGTGTTGGATATACCTTTTGCCTTCAAAAGAGTTGATGCAATGCTATACCGAGCCAATTTTGAGACTGAAATAAATTACCTAAGAAACTCTTTTGAAACTCTGGAG GCTGCTTGTGAAGATCTTAGAGGCAGTAGGTTGTTCCTAAAACTCCTTGAAGCAGTGCTGAGAACCGGAAACCGGATGAATGTTGGGACAAATAGGGGTGAGGCTAAAGCCTTCAAGCTTGATACTCTCCTGAAACTAGCAGATGTCAAGGGCACTGATGGTAAAACCACATTGCTCCATTTTGTCGTCCAAGAAATTATTCGGTCAGAAGACGcaaaatctgaaaaagaaaGTGCCATGATTAGTAGCTCTAAAGATGACCGTAAGCATGGTCTCAAGGTTGTATCTGGGCTCAGCAGCGAGCTTGGAAACGTCAAGAAAGCGGCTACCATGGACTTCGATGTGCTTCATGGTTATGTCAATAAGCTAGAAACAGGTCTTGAAAAGATCAAGTCGGTCTTGCAACTTGAGAAAAAATGCACTCAAGGCCAGCGATTCTTTATGTCAATGCAAGACTTTCTGAAGGAAGCTGAAAGGGAGATAGAGAGAGTCAgaggtgaggagaggagagcttTGGGGAGAGTGAAGGACATCACTGAGTACTTCCATGGCGACACCGCGAAAGAGGAAGCGCATCCTCTGAGGATATTCATGGTGGTGAGGGACTTCCTGTCAACGTTGGATCAAGTTTGCAGGGAGGTTGGCCGGATGCAGCAGGACAGAACAGTCATTGGTGGATCGGCTAGGTCATTCCGCATCTCAGCAACATCCTCATTGCCAGTTCTAAGTCTCTATGGCCAACGGAGAGAAAACAACTCCGATGATGATAGTTCATCGTCATAG
- the LOC127769038 gene encoding uncharacterized protein LOC127769038 — translation MAADPASPPSDLARSQLDPVAEARARRRRGVGAGGRDRRWQTRRWRRHGRPGGGVRRDGGASAGSSGRLGGAAAVAGGSMPSGDGSGAPRSAPLGWIWRMGAVGDGGDGVATVAAVVGRRQLATAVTAVVAAVSSGNGGGRHGVGLLAVRWWRATAEQRFAEAAVGVGGSGDGGYDSGGSGDVGGGEGVGGEVAGCSATKAVVVVTSKGRDSDEEGWALAMEQIMMKISGRMAIAAHVMQYL, via the exons atggcggcggatccggcgtcGCCACCATCGGATCTGGCGCGCTCGCAGCTGGATCCGGTCGCGGAGGCGCGggcacggcgtcggcgaggcgtGGGCGCTGGCGGCCGCGACAGGCGGTGGCAGACGCGACGGTGGCGCAGGCacgggcggccgggcggcggcgtcaggcGTGATGGCGGAGCAAGCGCGGGCAGCAGCGGCAGGCTCGGAGGAGCAGCTGCTGTGGCCGGCGGCTCGATGCctagcggcgacggcagcggtgcCCCCAGATCCGCGCCTCTCGGCTGGATCTGGAGGATGGGAgcagtcggcgacggcggcgacggtgtggCGACGGTAGCGGCGGTAGTTGGCCGACGGCagttggcgacggcggtgacggctgTGGTGGCTGCCGTGTCATCtggcaacggcggcggaagaCATGGCGTCGGGCTGCTAGCTGTTCGGTggtggagggcgacggcggagcaGCGATTTGCAGAGGCGGCGGTTGGCGTcggtggcagtggcgacggcggctaTGACTCTGGAGGcagtggcgacgtcggcggcggggaaggagtcggGGGCGAGGTGGCTGGGTGTTCAGCAACCAaggctgtggtggtggtgacc AGCAAAGGCCGTGACAGCGACGAAGAAGGCTGGGCGCTGGCGATGGAGCAGATTATGATG AAGATATCTGGAAGGATGGCCATTGCAGCCCATGTTATGCAGTACTTGTGA